The Dermochelys coriacea isolate rDerCor1 chromosome 12, rDerCor1.pri.v4, whole genome shotgun sequence genome has a window encoding:
- the LOC119841184 gene encoding C-C motif chemokine 22-like isoform X2, with protein sequence MNSLMTALLVIFLLGLSLQRTHAAPQGILEDTTCCASVTKRPIRFVNLRSFYKTSPGCRRPAVVFVILHNREVCADPEAKWVQAAIRRLRKKK encoded by the exons ATGAACAGCCTGATGACAGCTCTTCTGGTGATTTTCCTTCTAGGGCTTTCCCTTCAGCGCACCCATGCAG CTCCACAAGGTATCCTGGAAGACACAACCTGCTGCGCAAGCGTCACGAAGAGACCTATTCGTTTTGTTAACCTGAGGAGTTTCTACAAGACCTCTCCGGGGTGTAGGAGACCTGCTGTGGT GTTTGTGATTCTCCATAACAGGGAAGTCTGTGCTGATCCAGAGGCCAAGTGGGTACAAGCTGCAATCCGGCGCCTGAGAAAAAAGAAGTAA
- the LOC119841184 gene encoding C-C motif chemokine 22-like isoform X1 — protein MTHSRQHDKGKQGWVLRMTRFSFLQKCRQSSPNSRERVNCTSSWAGLNSAALSKAVNSSQPSRETVQGQSSPAEENPPRIMNSLMTALLVIFLLGLSLQRTHAAPQGILEDTTCCASVTKRPIRFVNLRSFYKTSPGCRRPAVVFVILHNREVCADPEAKWVQAAIRRLRKKK, from the exons ATGActcactccagacagcatgacaaagGGAAACAAGGTTGGGTTCTAAGAATGACCAGATTCAGCTTTCTGCAGAAATGCAGGCAGAGTTCTCCAAACTCCAGGGAAAGGGTGAATTGCACATCTTCATGGGCAGGTTTAAATTCCGCAGCTCTGTCCAAGGCTGTCAATTCATCCCAGCCATCCAGGGAAACAGTCCAGGGCCAGAGCTCTCCAGCCGAGGAGAATCCTCCCAGAATCATGAACAGCCTGATGACAGCTCTTCTGGTGATTTTCCTTCTAGGGCTTTCCCTTCAGCGCACCCATGCAG CTCCACAAGGTATCCTGGAAGACACAACCTGCTGCGCAAGCGTCACGAAGAGACCTATTCGTTTTGTTAACCTGAGGAGTTTCTACAAGACCTCTCCGGGGTGTAGGAGACCTGCTGTGGT GTTTGTGATTCTCCATAACAGGGAAGTCTGTGCTGATCCAGAGGCCAAGTGGGTACAAGCTGCAATCCGGCGCCTGAGAAAAAAGAAGTAA